From Desulfuromonas soudanensis, the proteins below share one genomic window:
- a CDS encoding carbohydrate deacetylase — protein MRRLIINADDLGSGIERDRGIFHSFSCGIVTSASLLANGPSFASAARQALDLGLPLGIHLNLSEGRPLTAPIPSLTTVAGEFPGKEGLRRILSEGQIDPDPLHRELSAQIERVIAAGLAPDHLDGHQHCLLFPALCTMVLDLAREYAIGAMRLPSPAEPAADDPDGPLGEELALYRRLAPHFSARVREAGIATPDGLFGMPLLNRLNARTLCQTLHRIPEGTWELMVHPGYPDDAPFSGAERKAELAALSSPTVAEELRRCGITPITFRDLSCAS, from the coding sequence ATGCGCCGACTGATCATCAACGCCGACGACCTCGGCTCCGGAATCGAGCGGGACCGGGGAATCTTCCACAGCTTCTCCTGCGGCATCGTCACCAGCGCCTCGCTGCTGGCCAACGGCCCGAGCTTTGCGAGCGCCGCCCGGCAGGCCCTCGACCTCGGACTCCCCCTGGGGATTCATCTCAACCTCTCGGAAGGACGCCCCCTGACCGCTCCGATCCCCTCCCTGACCACGGTGGCGGGCGAGTTCCCCGGCAAGGAGGGGCTGCGGCGGATCCTCTCCGAAGGACAGATCGATCCCGACCCCCTCCACCGCGAACTCTCGGCGCAAATCGAGAGGGTCATTGCAGCCGGTCTTGCGCCGGACCATCTCGATGGCCACCAGCACTGCCTCCTCTTCCCCGCCCTCTGCACCATGGTCCTCGATCTGGCGCGGGAATACGCCATCGGGGCCATGCGCCTCCCCTCCCCCGCCGAACCGGCCGCCGACGACCCCGACGGCCCTCTCGGCGAGGAACTGGCTCTCTATCGCCGCCTCGCCCCGCATTTTTCCGCCCGGGTGCGGGAGGCCGGTATCGCAACACCCGACGGCCTCTTCGGCATGCCCCTTCTCAACCGCCTCAATGCCCGAACCCTTTGCCAAACCCTGCACCGGATTCCCGAGGGAACCTGGGAGCTGATGGTTCACCCCGGCTATCCCGACGACGCCCCCTTCTCCGGAGCCGAGCGGAAGGCGGAGCTTGCCGCCCTCTCCTCCCCGACCGTCGCCGAGGAGCTGCGCCGCTGCGGCATCACCCCCATCACCTTTCGGGACCTCTCATGCGCATCCTGA